The following is a genomic window from Salinibacter grassmerensis.
TTGCCCATGACCTGGATACGTGAGTACCTGGAAAACGTCGTCGCGGAGATGGAGAAGGTAAACTGGCCCGGTCGCGACGAACTGATAAGTAGCACGCTCATCACGATCGTCGCTACACTGATCGTCTCCGGGTTTATTTTCCTGTCCGACCAGCTCATTCAACGGGTCCTGGAAATTCTCTACCGGGTATAACCCGACGTGGTGGACCGCGCATCGACTGCTGCAGGCATTTGACATCTGCTATGGCTGAAGAC
Proteins encoded in this region:
- the secE gene encoding preprotein translocase subunit SecE, which encodes MTWIREYLENVVAEMEKVNWPGRDELISSTLITIVATLIVSGFIFLSDQLIQRVLEILYRV